The region GCGTCAAGGTCGTTGCCATATATACTTATCACGTGAGACACTGACTGAGGCAAAAAAtgctttctacttttttttttaaatactcaTCGGTGTGATCACCCTGGCACTGGCGGGTTAGTACGGGAGCGCCAACAAGCTTGTCAACAAGCGATTGGTTGCGGCGTACGCGAATGTAAGACGTAACGTCACTGGCGCAGTAGCAGCGTATGCGCGCTGTTACCTGCGCATCACCGTACAATGTCCCGCAGAAttgaaagaatgaaaaggaaaagaagatgTATTGAAACAGCGGGAAAGATCACAGAGAAATTCGCCACACGTACGCATGACACAGTGGTTAACGATGTGCGCCACGCCGTCGCACAAACGCTCTTCCGCGGTACATAAACATGGCTCCCTACATGTTTAGTTTGCCTACAtgacttttaaactgaaatgaaTTCTGAGGTCTTACGGGCCAAaacgacgatatgattatgaggcacaccgtagtggggtactccagattagttttgaccacctgaggttctttaaagtgcagCCAGTACATGATTAGTGAAAACGCCGATTGCAGGCTGGCGTAGGCTGCGTGCGCATCTTAAACGCAGCTCGCCATAAAAGCGCAAGAGCGATGGAGTTCAGTTTTGTGTTGTGCACGAACGCTAGTCTTTAAGCCATCGCGATGCCTTTTGATGTCCCACATGTTCCACAGCCGGCTGTACGGTTCCCCATCCGCCTACGTCAGACCCTTGTACCGTCAGCGGAAGGATTTAGGGCTACGTTCTTTCGACAGTACGCATCACTGAAGTCGCGATCTGCCTTGATTGCTGCGACATTGGCAATTGCCGAAAACACCGTAGCTTCCGTCATTCAATGGTGCCATGAAGCAGCGCGGGCTGCTCTGTCCGGCTTAAGCCCTCGCCTGGtgaacacggacacgaccgcccCCTGCGGAGGCGCCATCGCGAAGGATCAGCGGGCGCGGCGTTCGCGCCCGCTCGAGGACGGGTCCCCCGGAGTGGTCCCCCACAAACGCAGGAAGACTGCAGGAGAGCGATGGCAAGGACATGAACGGGTgcgtatttttgtttttgtttgtgtttctTGTACATAAGTCGCAAATAAGCATCTCGTGCGGGTTACACCCAGAAAGGTCGCGCTCGATCTTTTATCGTTTTGAGCGTTTTAAGTTGAGCTTGAGCGCGTTGACTTGCTGGAACGTCTCGACGACCAGCCGCTTCCGGAGCACTTAGTCCTAGAATGCCTGCTTATCTGTCCACATCTGAAGTCGGTCGAGCTGCTATTGAAGCTCCTATACGTTCGAGTAACCTGCTAGACTCGTTCCCCGCCCCTTTATCCTTTCGCTTCTAgcgtttgctttctttcttttccaacTTACTCCTTCCCCAGATGTAAGGAACCAAACCAGAAGCCTCTCTTCCCgtttaaagccccttgatcggcACGCCTCTGGCAGGGCGGAAAGtgttatggatggatggatggatggatggatggatggatggatggatgtaaaactttaatgaaagtcctgaggtacacgactcagcgcgcagcgggccgctcccacgttgggacagtcaggccatgcccgaccgccgcatcgtgggccctatGGACAGCCCAttgttgcgccccggcatcggggctcttgatagcggagagccacttgtcctcatttatttgttccgtgcctcgtaaccaggggcaacgccagagcatatggtctaagctagcgaagtcattgcagtgcctgcaagaactactggcataagtgttgggataaagcttgtgttatggagaaatatatatatatatatatatatatatatatatatatatatatatatatatatataatcatttcGGTGCGGGGCTACTGGGTGTTTGGGGGATGGTGAGAGGCGCGGCGGGTAACGGCGATTTGAAGTTGATGACATCGACTCCTGATTGGGTTTGGTCCGTTTCTTCTGGCATGGCGATCCCATGCAAGAGCCATAGTAAGCTCCGTACCGCAGTCACGTTAGCTGGTGTTGGGTCAGTCCGCCACTCCTCAAGTGCGTGAGTTCTTTTTAGGTATAGTGCCCGAAGTATAGAACTTTTGCAGAGGTTAGATTGCGGAGCGCAAAATAGATGCCGCTAAAGGTTCCGACGGCACACGGCACCTTCTGAGTGCAGCCGAGTGCCTTCTGAATGCAGCGGAATGCCTGAATCGCCACAAGAGGGGAATAGTTTTTTGCTAACTCTACTGATTGGATATGATAACATATTGTACAGGTGCTCCCAGAATAATTTGGAACGCCGGACACACAGCTGCTCGTCGGCGGAGCACACCGGCGGATAAACGCAGGCaggatctgcgcatgcgcggtctcctcGAGTAAgtttcgctccctagtgcatccaGATTGGCGTTGTCTTGCTTCAAAAGGGTAGCGCTAGGTGCCCTTTAGCATCCTGCAATGGGGGCTGGGCAGATGAATGTCTGTAGGACAGTATGTACCGTAATCTATAAATAAAGGCTTGTGGACTCCTTGCAGCGTATTCTCGCCATGATCTGCCTCCCGTCTGGGAGAAAGCAATGCTTTGCGTGATTACGTGTGAGTGAGGCGGCTTGGCTACAACGGCATCGTTGCCTTATTTTCAACCGTGTTAGCCTGTCCTGCGAAGTATTTGGGTATTAGTTCTTGTTAAATTATCTCCCGATCCGTGTTACTACTAGCTTCGTAATACGAGGGCAATTTTGACTATTACATGATCGCTGCCTTAACAGATGTGTCTAGCTGCGATAGTGGCAATAAAACAGTTTACAAAATGAAATAAGGTGGCACGTTCATCAAGGCCAATTTCACGCGCAGGAAGTGACTTCATGCAAAGGGCACTCTAATAAACTCCAGTCATCTATTTGCGCACAACGTTACATGATTCGCATAAATTGTACGCCAATCAATCATGGAACCTGGAATCTGAGCAAATGATAAATACGGCCTAcatgaaaaaggaaaagaaaggtgCCAAAGCACACGTACATGCACACACGAGCGTTTATGCTCCAACGCGTGTGGATGCGCAGACACAGCTTGTCACGGACACCACCGGCCCAGCCCCCCTTGACAAAACGTTAAGGAGCACCTAGGGCTACCGTTTTGGAGCAACGCAAcgcaaaacgtcgttttatgcattgaggcaCAAGTGCTACAGCTGACCTGCCGAGGAGGGGCCGAGCCCCTCCTTAAAGATTGGACATTTACCACTGCATTGTGGTATCCCTCGTGCTGTGTACATTTGGGGGAGCCGTCTTTTTCGGCTATGTTGTGCAGTGGCGCCAAGCCCAAGCGCACTGTCTAGTCACGTCAAGGAGGAACTTTATTCCGGCTAGCCTCCCTGCTTTCCCTATCTAATTCATCTAACTTGCAATAATTTCATCCTCCGCGACTGTTTGGTCGCTATGGCGTTCTAGTGCTGAGCGTCTCCGGATTGCTTCCGGGCTGGAAACTAAACCGCCAGCACCACCACCACTATTCCCTTAACCCAATATCTACGCATGCAACATCTACGCATACGCATGCAGCATCTATGTCATTAAGCTGTTAAGCATGATCGCTGCAAGACCTGTCTAAAAGGTATCCGACctcatttttattgcgacagcaatatATGGACGCTTGAGGCGCATTAATTCGCGAGTCGTACTGTCCCGCCGAAGGCGCGCGCGGCGGTTATATGTCTCCTAAGAAGCGGAGTGAGTTtcgccagcgcctcctctatttatGGTTTGGCTACACAAGCGACGAAGCGCGAAGTGGACGCATCATCAACTCTACGCTCCATCGCCTCGGTGGCGGAGCAAGGGCAGCGCGTTCTGCCTTCCTCAGCTGACATGATGCCAGGTGCGGTGCTCTTTATATTTGTGAGTCGCCAGCAGTAGCTACCAGGACGCTGCTCCTTCTACCCAGCAGGAGTTGCCATGTCGCGCCAACGTGTCACTCACGCATATGACCCTTAGTCAACAGTGACCCGTAATGCAGTAATTTACGGAAACTATTTTTCTTCTGCTTGCGAAAGTAAACGCAGTCGTTTTCAGTTCTCGCCACTCGGTGTCTTCGTTTGTGCAGACCGAAAACTTGGGAGCCACGGCGTCAGCTGCACTGCGCATGGCCGCTCAACCCTCGGAACTCGTGGAAGCGATAAGCCATCTGCTGTCTGTGTCGACTCGCCGAGCTTTCAGTTCGGTGCACGCAGCGCTTGACCaggcaagctttctttttttcttttattgcaatagcaattatatggacacttcaactgaaTTCACGGCgacggcaccaaaggcgtatcttgccactcaatctcccacgcgaaagcaagaaacaggaagaggggcggggggagggggggggggcggcagcttctcctctgcccttaacccggcggtgccggtcgcccgcaccgtctcttatctccacacggctctgacctttgtatgcgctgtgcattcgccgctcagtttccgttgaagcgatagaccgcgcgaacctgcgcttgctgccagcgttttgacagtcgttggctgcggtcattcagtgtgatctattcatgtttgcttgtgcgcactggcaccacgattgttaattcagttagtaagccaatatgtccaagtttatgcagccgataaaactactatccctatactccgaatagctctctactaatttgctatcgcaatcgatgctccggctttcgggcgaaactgcgacattttttttttgcaggcgccGCTCGTTGGTTTCTTGTTAGCACTTAAACGATAAGCTTCGTGTGAAGTAGTACTGGCACATGGTTTCGAAATCGTAGAAGCTTTGTATATACCCCACACGTATCACAATTTAAGTGTGAAGGATGGGACACACTTGTAATATAGTTTGTTTTCTATGAAAGTTGTCTCGCAAGCCCTGACCTGGCGTCATCGACATTATCGTGACACGTCATGACGCAAAGAAAAATTTGCTGACATTGCAGGCAGTGGCCATCTTGAGACTCATTCCAAGTCTGACgaagctggcaaaaaaaaaaaagccagcttcgcgaagacagcactgaagtaaaaaaaaaaagttcaatgcCGATTAGCGGTAAATGTGAGAAAAGTTCCTTaacattacgtcgcacctcttcaccacaatgcaaagtgtctttcaggagctcactcgacactcGTTtcgcctcttcgaggagcgaagtgcacaTGACCGTGGTCCGTAGCAGGGCCTCGATTTTGAGGCGATGCATTttcccgatgctaatgcctttcggTGGTTTCCGCGTTCGTGAGTGGTCAAGCGGACCGTGGACGCGAAAAGCAACGAAAGGTATTGCATCCAAAAAGGCATCGCTGCAAGATACCGGcccagaccaccgtcagttgcactatatatatatatatatatatatttaatgacaacggatgacaaaacaactgtccgcaggtggggaacgaccccacgtcttcgcattacgcgtgcgatgctctcaccattttTCATccgttgttcttggtgtcattgtttggtggcttcttatgattatatatatatatatatatatatatatatatatacacgaagcAAGGTTTGTATAGTCTTATCgaccgtataaattgcagtaagcaTTTTCTTACAAATAaaattaacaaccatggtgtcacgcacgTACGCGCAAagatgaacagatctcactcgatgaccgcgaacactttgtcacaacgctggcgtgactAAGAGTGCCAGCAGTGGCGGCTAGCGAATTttccttcgtgctgtctatcgcttcatcgCTGACTAGGCGcgcaagaacacagcgcgcacgaagccatCAGCCTTCCCAGGTCACCCACCGCAGGTCACCTCCTATATACTTAGCCACGGCCGGACTAGAAGAGACGCCTACTCACCTCTCCGCACCTCTACCGTGCACGTACTAGAAGACgccgcgcatcaagccaccatccttttcggctcac is a window of Dermacentor silvarum isolate Dsil-2018 chromosome 4, BIME_Dsil_1.4, whole genome shotgun sequence DNA encoding:
- the LOC125945172 gene encoding uncharacterized protein LOC125945172 isoform X2, which produces MPFDVPHVPQPAVRFPIRLRQTLVPSAEGFRATFFRQYASLKSRSALIAATLAIAENTVASVIQWCHEAARAALSGLSPRLVNTDTTAPCGGAIAKDQRARRSRPLEDGSPGVVPHKRRKTAGERWQGHERTENLGATASAALRMAAQPSELVEAISHLLSVSTRRAFSSVHAALDQLISFCNPGQGVDVADVQSLATQSIHVLAKVRIALELQLSYETNAFVRIGEMFLSYLDVTIFAHRIFSATAQTPEELRGVAEEHTLLRSWVSSTAPSSLLRGLSRDFHTLYRAWSLRRVLSDLSASSSDDGMEADVLNPNGDAFKADD
- the LOC125945172 gene encoding uncharacterized protein LOC125945172 isoform X1 translates to MPFDVPHVPQPAVRFPIRLRQTLVPSAEGFRATFFRQYASLKSRSALIAATLAIAENTVASVIQWCHEAARAALSGLSPRLVNTDTTAPCGGAIAKDQRARRSRPLEDGSPGVVPHKRRKTAGERWQGHERTENLGATASAALRMAAQPSELVEAISHLLSVSTRRAFSSVHAALDQLISFCNPGQGVDVADVQSLATQSIHVLAKVRIALELQLSYETNAFVRIGEMFLSYLDVTIFAHRIFSATAQTPEELRGVAEEHTLLRSWVSSTAPSSLLRGLSRDFHTLYRAWSLRRTLFSVSDLSASSSDDGMEADVLNPNGDAFKADD